The Spirosoma radiotolerans genome has a window encoding:
- a CDS encoding YceI family protein, which translates to MKKVTMIAALLFASVGAFAQNWTLDKAHSNLAFTVTHMMLSEVDGKFQNFDVKMTSSKPDFTDAQIDLTADVSSINTNQEKRDGHLKSPDFFDAAKYPTLAFKSKSISKVSGNKYKLMGDLTMHGVTKPVTLDAVITGPVTNPQNKKTLAGFKVTGEVKRADFTLGTVPAAVVSDEIAIRASGELVKGN; encoded by the coding sequence ATGAAAAAAGTTACAATGATTGCTGCACTGCTGTTCGCTTCAGTAGGTGCTTTTGCTCAAAACTGGACGCTCGACAAAGCTCACTCTAACCTGGCTTTCACGGTAACACACATGATGTTGTCTGAAGTAGATGGTAAATTCCAGAATTTCGATGTTAAAATGACCTCATCGAAACCTGATTTTACCGATGCTCAAATCGACTTGACCGCCGATGTCAGTAGCATCAACACCAACCAGGAGAAGCGTGATGGCCACCTGAAAAGCCCTGATTTCTTTGATGCCGCCAAATACCCAACGCTGGCCTTCAAAAGCAAGTCAATTAGCAAAGTATCGGGCAACAAATACAAACTGATGGGCGACCTGACCATGCACGGTGTTACGAAGCCTGTAACGCTCGATGCGGTGATCACTGGTCCTGTTACCAACCCACAAAACAAGAAAACCCTAGCTGGTTTTAAAGTAACGGGTGAAGTAAAACGTGCTGACTTTACGCTGGGAACAGTTCCTGCTGCCGTTGTTAGTGATGAGATCGCGATCCGTGCCAGTGGAGAGCTTGTTAAAGGTAACTAA
- a CDS encoding phosphoribosylanthranilate isomerase, with product MQSPFRTRVKICCISSLKEARLATRLGADALGLVGRMPSGPGVVGDERAAEIVAATPPPLATFMLTSETTVDAIIAHQLRVGANTIQLVDAVAPDTYALLHAALPAIKVVQVIHVLDERNVDEALEAVQLGADALLLDSGNPTLAIKELGGTGRVHNWQVSRQIVEQSSVPVFLAGGLNPGNVRQAIDSVQPFGLDICSGVRTNGHLDEQKLEAFMNLIR from the coding sequence ATGCAATCTCCGTTCCGAACGAGAGTGAAAATTTGCTGCATCAGCAGCCTTAAGGAAGCCCGGTTAGCTACTCGACTGGGTGCCGACGCCCTTGGATTAGTGGGCCGAATGCCCAGCGGACCCGGCGTTGTCGGCGATGAACGAGCTGCCGAAATTGTGGCCGCTACCCCTCCACCACTGGCTACCTTCATGCTGACCAGCGAAACTACTGTTGATGCGATCATCGCCCATCAACTTCGCGTGGGGGCAAATACCATTCAACTCGTCGATGCCGTAGCGCCCGACACCTATGCCCTGCTTCATGCTGCCTTACCGGCCATTAAGGTCGTTCAGGTCATTCATGTGCTCGATGAACGAAACGTTGATGAAGCCCTGGAAGCAGTGCAATTGGGGGCCGATGCGCTGCTGCTTGACTCGGGCAATCCAACGCTGGCTATTAAAGAATTAGGCGGCACAGGACGCGTGCATAACTGGCAAGTAAGTCGTCAGATTGTTGAGCAGTCGTCGGTACCAGTATTTTTGGCGGGGGGCCTGAATCCCGGAAACGTTCGTCAGGCCATTGATTCCGTACAGCCCTTCGGCCTCGACATTTGTAGTGGTGTTCGCACGAATGGTCATCTGGACGAACAAAAACTGGAAGCGTTTATGAACCTGATACGCTAA
- a CDS encoding AMP nucleosidase, which translates to MKTKEEIVLNWLPRYTGTPIEQFGEYILLTNFINYVELFAKKFDVEIFGMGRAMQTATANNITIINFGMGSAMAATVMDLLSAVNPKAVLFLGKCGGLKKTQIGDLVLPIAAIRGEGTSNDYMRPEIPALPSFRLQRAVSSTIKRYELDYWTGTVYTTNRRIWEHDEHFKDYLREIRTMAIDMETATIFTVGFVNSIPHGALLLVSDNPLVPEGVKTEESDKRVTGQFVNVHLDIGIDALLELESSGDSVKHLRFE; encoded by the coding sequence ATGAAGACAAAAGAAGAAATCGTTTTAAACTGGCTGCCTCGCTATACGGGCACCCCTATCGAGCAATTTGGCGAATACATTCTGCTGACCAACTTTATCAATTATGTCGAGCTCTTCGCTAAGAAGTTTGACGTAGAAATTTTTGGTATGGGGCGGGCCATGCAAACAGCGACCGCCAACAATATTACGATTATCAACTTCGGGATGGGTAGCGCTATGGCGGCTACGGTCATGGATCTGCTCTCGGCGGTTAACCCCAAAGCGGTGTTGTTTCTGGGTAAATGCGGTGGCTTGAAAAAGACACAGATTGGTGACCTGGTTCTTCCCATTGCAGCCATTCGCGGGGAGGGAACCAGCAACGATTACATGCGTCCCGAAATTCCGGCATTGCCCTCCTTCCGGTTGCAGCGCGCGGTATCATCGACCATCAAACGATACGAACTGGACTATTGGACCGGTACCGTGTACACGACTAACCGACGCATCTGGGAGCACGACGAACACTTTAAAGATTACCTGCGTGAAATCCGGACGATGGCTATCGACATGGAGACGGCGACTATTTTTACCGTCGGTTTTGTCAATTCAATTCCGCACGGCGCTCTGTTGCTGGTATCCGACAATCCACTGGTGCCCGAGGGCGTAAAGACGGAGGAAAGTGATAAACGCGTAACGGGTCAGTTCGTCAATGTTCACCTGGACATTGGTATCGATGCCCTGCTTGAACTCGAATCGTCTGGCGATTCGGTTAAGCACCTGCGGTTTGAGTAA
- a CDS encoding DUF433 domain-containing protein yields the protein MLITTALELLASGKTWDEILNDYPGLVPDDIQECLNYAVQLAHFSTPPLTA from the coding sequence TTGCTAATTACGACTGCTCTAGAATTACTGGCGAGCGGAAAGACTTGGGATGAAATTCTGAATGACTACCCAGGTTTGGTACCAGACGATATTCAAGAGTGTCTGAATTATGCCGTACAACTGGCTCATTTTAGTACACCACCACTAACTGCATAA
- a CDS encoding Hsp20/alpha crystallin family protein: MATLVRYNNVPSFFNPFYGRPVINRYQNTTPNVPAVNVKETEAGFQLELAAPGLKKEDLKINVENNKLTISYQSEVKTEETTEKFTRQEFGFTSFERSFRLPKTVNADAIKASYTDGILTVELPKVEVKEEKLVKEIVVA, encoded by the coding sequence ATGGCAACCTTAGTTCGATATAATAACGTTCCTAGCTTCTTTAACCCCTTTTATGGCCGTCCTGTGATCAACCGGTATCAAAACACGACGCCTAACGTTCCAGCCGTAAATGTCAAAGAAACCGAAGCTGGTTTCCAGCTTGAATTGGCTGCTCCAGGGCTGAAAAAAGAAGATTTGAAAATCAACGTTGAAAATAACAAGCTGACGATCAGTTATCAATCAGAAGTGAAAACGGAAGAAACCACCGAGAAATTTACCCGGCAGGAATTTGGTTTTACCTCATTTGAACGCAGCTTCCGCTTACCCAAAACGGTAAATGCCGACGCTATCAAAGCCAGCTATACCGATGGTATCCTCACCGTTGAATTACCAAAAGTTGAGGTAAAAGAAGAGAAATTAGTGAAAGAAATTGTCGTTGCTTAA
- a CDS encoding MFS transporter produces MAQQSPVDTFASLRIPEFRYFVMNSFLITATLLIQEVILGYELYKLTHDPLMLGLVGLAEAIPFIALSLFGGHLADRRDKKQILLWSLLVILLGSVILYLVFQPSVAAGLSQTARLATINGVLMLIGTAKGFYSPASSSIKPFLVPRELYANSATWSSSFWQAGAIVGPGLAGFLYSWVGFDNSLIVVIVLLAVCFLLITLIERKPTPVSDAPVLSLRESLTEGFRFVFKTQIVLYAISLDLFSVLFGGVVAILPVYAEDILKVGAEGLGFLRAAPSIGALLTMAYMTKHPPTHNAWRNMLLSVAGFGIATIIFSLSTNFYLSLLMLALTGSFDSVSVIIRQTILQIFPPDHMRGRVAAVNGIFVSSSNEIGAFESGLLARLLGTVPSVMLGGVVTLVVVAYVYAKSKALFTVRLS; encoded by the coding sequence ATGGCTCAACAGTCTCCAGTAGATACCTTCGCATCGCTCCGCATCCCTGAATTTCGGTATTTCGTGATGAACAGTTTTCTGATCACGGCCACCCTGCTGATTCAGGAAGTTATTCTCGGTTACGAGTTATACAAACTCACCCACGATCCCTTAATGCTGGGTCTGGTTGGCCTCGCCGAAGCAATACCATTCATTGCGCTATCCTTGTTTGGGGGACACCTGGCCGACCGACGGGATAAAAAACAGATTCTGCTCTGGAGTTTACTGGTTATTTTACTCGGGTCGGTCATTTTATACCTTGTTTTTCAACCATCTGTTGCGGCCGGGTTATCCCAAACCGCCCGTTTAGCCACCATTAATGGCGTACTGATGTTGATTGGTACGGCAAAAGGGTTTTACTCGCCGGCCAGTTCGTCAATAAAACCATTTTTAGTCCCCCGCGAGCTTTACGCCAACTCCGCCACGTGGAGTAGTTCTTTCTGGCAGGCGGGGGCTATTGTTGGACCGGGATTGGCCGGTTTTCTGTACAGTTGGGTTGGGTTCGATAATAGCCTGATTGTGGTCATTGTTCTTCTGGCTGTCTGCTTTTTGCTGATCACACTCATTGAACGTAAGCCTACTCCTGTTTCCGATGCGCCGGTATTGAGTCTGCGGGAAAGTCTGACGGAAGGGTTTCGGTTTGTTTTTAAAACCCAAATTGTCCTCTACGCGATCTCGCTCGATCTGTTTTCGGTGTTGTTTGGGGGCGTTGTGGCTATTTTACCCGTTTATGCCGAAGATATTTTAAAAGTGGGTGCCGAAGGCTTAGGGTTTTTACGGGCCGCTCCATCCATTGGAGCCCTGTTGACCATGGCTTACATGACAAAGCATCCGCCTACCCATAACGCCTGGCGGAATATGCTTCTTTCGGTGGCGGGTTTTGGTATAGCGACGATTATCTTTTCGCTATCGACGAATTTCTATCTCTCACTGCTTATGCTGGCCTTAACGGGGTCTTTCGATAGTGTTAGTGTAATCATTCGCCAAACGATCCTGCAAATCTTCCCCCCCGATCATATGCGTGGGCGGGTGGCTGCGGTAAATGGCATCTTTGTTAGTTCATCCAATGAAATTGGTGCGTTTGAGTCGGGTCTATTGGCTCGCTTACTGGGCACGGTTCCTTCGGTTATGCTCGGTGGTGTAGTCACACTCGTCGTCGTGGCCTACGTATATGCCAAATCGAAGGCGCTGTTTACCGTTCGACTGAGTTGA
- a CDS encoding alpha-amylase family glycosyl hydrolase codes for MQSDFSNITTSPASASVNPASVNQLRTGRSGVHYEIFVRSFADSNGDGIGDLNGVTSKLDYLKDLGVSAIWLMPISPSPTYHKYDVTDYYGIDPEYGTMDDFRRLITEAHQRDIAVIIDLVLHHTSIRHPWFQEAAKGPDNPYWHYYKWLRPDEIKRRKLATRDITADSGEKNPWHSVKGASYPEQYYGMFWSGMPDLNFDYRPLREEVFSIARFWLTNVGVDGFRLDAARHLYRESEEPKNHEFWQEFGRVVEAAKPGAYTVGEVWTRPERIAPYFRGLKANFNFDLQLMVAEIVRQEDDTEDLVEFLTYVHKTFSNVNPEFIDALLLSNHDQNRIGSMLKGNIAQLKVAANLLLTLPGLPYLYYGEEIGMLGVKPDENIREPFLWDIRANDTQRTRWRRGTYSTSQTVRPLAQQQANPDSLFSHYKRLIAYRNSHPVLTDNLSRLFPTGIRQKGIVAFIRQASTGDAPLVLVVHNLTRKPIEVVFSPDESWCRCVVFETLPGSSFNDDRVTVPAYGCVVIE; via the coding sequence ATGCAATCTGATTTTTCGAACATTACCACCTCACCGGCCAGCGCATCGGTCAACCCTGCATCCGTCAACCAACTCCGTACAGGCCGTTCGGGGGTTCATTACGAGATTTTCGTTCGTTCCTTTGCCGACTCCAATGGGGACGGCATCGGGGATCTGAACGGCGTTACGAGCAAGCTTGATTATTTAAAAGACCTCGGCGTTTCGGCCATCTGGCTCATGCCCATCAGCCCCTCGCCGACCTACCATAAATACGACGTTACAGACTATTATGGCATCGATCCGGAATACGGCACCATGGACGATTTCAGAAGGCTTATTACGGAAGCTCATCAGCGGGACATAGCCGTTATTATCGACTTGGTTCTGCACCACACCAGCATCCGCCATCCCTGGTTTCAGGAAGCAGCTAAAGGCCCTGACAACCCTTACTGGCACTACTATAAGTGGTTACGTCCCGACGAGATTAAACGGCGTAAGCTAGCCACCCGCGACATCACGGCCGATTCGGGCGAGAAGAACCCGTGGCACTCGGTGAAAGGAGCGAGCTACCCGGAGCAATATTATGGGATGTTTTGGAGCGGTATGCCCGACCTGAACTTCGACTACCGCCCGCTGCGTGAAGAGGTTTTTTCCATTGCCCGTTTCTGGCTTACCAATGTGGGTGTCGATGGCTTCCGGCTCGATGCCGCCCGGCACCTCTACCGTGAATCGGAAGAGCCCAAAAACCATGAATTCTGGCAGGAGTTCGGGCGCGTGGTCGAAGCAGCTAAACCAGGTGCCTACACAGTGGGGGAAGTATGGACCCGCCCCGAACGCATCGCACCGTATTTTCGAGGATTGAAAGCCAACTTCAATTTTGACCTTCAGTTGATGGTTGCCGAAATCGTTCGGCAGGAAGACGACACGGAGGATCTGGTTGAATTTCTGACGTATGTCCACAAAACATTCAGCAATGTCAACCCAGAATTTATCGACGCGCTGCTGTTGTCTAACCACGATCAGAACCGCATTGGCAGTATGCTGAAAGGCAACATTGCCCAGCTAAAAGTAGCGGCTAATCTGTTGCTTACCCTACCCGGCCTGCCGTATCTCTACTACGGTGAAGAAATTGGTATGCTGGGCGTAAAGCCCGACGAGAACATCCGCGAACCGTTTTTGTGGGACATCCGCGCCAATGATACGCAGCGTACCCGCTGGCGACGGGGTACGTACAGCACCAGCCAGACCGTACGACCACTAGCGCAGCAACAAGCCAATCCGGATTCCCTTTTCTCGCACTACAAACGCCTGATCGCCTACCGGAACAGCCATCCGGTTTTAACGGATAACCTCAGCCGGCTTTTCCCTACCGGTATTCGACAGAAAGGGATCGTCGCGTTCATTCGGCAGGCATCGACGGGAGACGCTCCCCTCGTACTGGTTGTTCATAACCTGACAAGAAAGCCCATTGAGGTCGTCTTTTCGCCGGATGAGTCCTGGTGTCGCTGCGTTGTTTTTGAGACCCTGCCGGGCAGTTCGTTCAACGATGACCGGGTAACTGTACCGGCCTATGGGTGCGTGGTGATAGAGTAA
- a CDS encoding tetratricopeptide repeat protein: protein MKRHLLPLLTLLLCASSSLVTHAQQSAIEFFDSGITKSKSNDFTGALQAFSMAITLNPENSASYYNRGLAKANLKDHRGAILDYDKAIDLNGKDALAYLSRGVSKSRQDDHRGALLDYSRSIELNPDDAQAYYNRGVSRSRIDQYRGALADFSKTIELEPTNAQAYYTRAVTKQKLEDYAGSVADFTKVVDITPKRPQAYAGRGMSKVELNDFAGAVADLNKAIELSPDDAEAYFYRGFAKSKLDDYKAALGDYDRAISLKGDNYRAYYGRGFCRSKLGDQKGAVADFNQAIDINNVNVDAKVVYTGRMTHAILDNLRNVVQERSKISELGSERAEAYFSRGISKNKQGEPKAAILDLNKAIELSPAYAEAYFSRGMIKSAQGDQKGALTDCNSAIKLNPRYAEVYYVRGLIKHSLGDENGGCLDLSKAGELGYTPAYKVISDYCN from the coding sequence ATGAAGCGACATCTACTGCCGCTGCTCACACTGCTATTGTGTGCCAGTTCCTCCTTGGTTACCCACGCCCAACAATCAGCCATCGAGTTTTTCGATAGTGGGATTACCAAAAGCAAATCGAATGATTTTACCGGAGCATTACAGGCGTTTAGCATGGCGATCACCCTGAATCCTGAAAACTCAGCGAGTTATTACAACCGAGGGCTGGCTAAAGCCAACCTAAAAGATCACCGGGGCGCTATTCTGGATTATGATAAAGCCATTGACCTGAATGGAAAAGATGCGCTGGCTTATTTAAGCCGGGGCGTGAGCAAAAGCCGACAGGACGACCACCGGGGCGCTTTACTGGATTACAGCCGATCCATTGAACTCAATCCCGACGACGCACAAGCCTACTACAACCGGGGCGTCAGCCGTAGTCGTATCGACCAATATCGGGGTGCATTAGCTGATTTCTCTAAAACAATTGAGTTGGAGCCGACGAATGCCCAAGCTTATTATACACGAGCGGTTACCAAGCAAAAACTAGAAGATTATGCGGGTAGCGTCGCCGATTTTACAAAAGTGGTGGACATTACGCCCAAACGGCCACAGGCTTATGCTGGACGCGGGATGTCTAAGGTCGAACTGAATGACTTTGCGGGAGCTGTAGCCGACCTGAACAAGGCGATTGAATTAAGCCCCGACGATGCCGAAGCGTATTTCTACCGGGGCTTTGCCAAAAGCAAACTAGACGATTATAAAGCAGCGCTCGGCGATTATGACCGGGCCATTTCGCTCAAGGGAGATAACTACCGGGCTTATTATGGACGGGGATTTTGCCGAAGTAAACTTGGTGACCAGAAGGGAGCCGTTGCTGATTTTAACCAGGCTATTGACATCAACAATGTGAATGTGGATGCCAAAGTCGTTTACACAGGCCGCATGACGCATGCGATTCTGGATAACCTCCGTAACGTTGTTCAGGAACGTAGTAAAATCAGTGAGTTGGGCAGCGAACGCGCCGAAGCGTATTTTAGCCGGGGTATCAGCAAAAACAAGCAGGGAGAGCCCAAAGCCGCTATTCTTGACCTCAACAAAGCCATTGAACTGAGCCCGGCCTATGCCGAAGCATACTTCAGTCGGGGTATGATCAAGTCGGCCCAAGGCGACCAGAAAGGCGCGCTCACCGATTGCAACAGTGCCATCAAACTAAACCCACGCTATGCTGAGGTGTATTATGTGCGTGGCCTCATCAAACACAGCCTCGGCGACGAGAACGGTGGGTGCCTCGACCTGTCTAAAGCTGGTGAATTAGGCTATACGCCAGCCTACAAAGTGATTAGCGACTACTGTAATTAA
- a CDS encoding MarR family winged helix-turn-helix transcriptional regulator — protein MSIETDIKQSAPFKSSYQRVIVNLIYTTNWLADSQTRLLKPFKLTLQQYNVLRILRGQFPSPIKVSDITERMLDKMSNASRLVDKLVIKKLVLRTECPSDRRAVDVVITEKGLELLKQLDSLQSEWDALLQHKLTVDEATALSHLLDRLRA, from the coding sequence ATGTCAATAGAAACAGACATTAAACAAAGCGCGCCATTCAAGTCATCCTATCAGCGGGTGATTGTGAATCTGATCTATACGACTAACTGGCTTGCTGATAGTCAGACGCGTCTGTTGAAGCCATTTAAGTTGACACTACAGCAATACAATGTGTTGCGAATTTTGCGGGGCCAGTTTCCAAGCCCCATAAAGGTGTCTGATATTACGGAGCGAATGCTCGATAAAATGTCAAACGCGTCGAGGTTAGTCGATAAGCTGGTTATTAAAAAGCTGGTGTTGCGTACGGAGTGCCCCAGTGACCGACGTGCGGTAGATGTCGTCATTACGGAGAAGGGTCTGGAGTTGCTGAAGCAGTTGGATTCTCTCCAGAGCGAATGGGATGCCTTATTGCAGCATAAGCTTACGGTTGATGAAGCCACTGCACTCAGTCACCTGCTCGACCGGCTTCGTGCTTAA
- a CDS encoding type I restriction enzyme HsdR N-terminal domain-containing protein, producing the protein MVALNLPSFDCKIKQVEGKPYIFDSLRRKYVRLSPEEWVRQHIVNLLLTHYAYPKALIRAEGGLILNQTQKRTDVVVFDRQGQPFLVVECKAPHIPLTQSVFDQIARYNHVHKAPYLVISNGLTHYCCGIDHTTADIQFLDDFPAFN; encoded by the coding sequence ATGGTTGCGCTGAACCTCCCTTCTTTTGATTGTAAAATTAAACAAGTCGAAGGGAAACCCTACATTTTCGATTCATTACGCCGGAAGTACGTTCGGCTATCGCCCGAGGAGTGGGTTCGGCAACACATTGTCAATCTACTCTTAACACACTACGCCTACCCCAAAGCGCTCATCCGCGCCGAAGGTGGGTTGATTCTCAACCAAACTCAGAAACGCACAGACGTCGTCGTTTTTGACCGGCAGGGGCAGCCGTTTTTAGTTGTTGAGTGCAAGGCTCCGCATATTCCTTTAACCCAGTCGGTATTTGATCAGATTGCCCGTTACAATCACGTCCATAAAGCACCCTATCTGGTCATTTCCAATGGCCTGACTCACTACTGCTGCGGCATCGACCATACGACGGCTGACATTCAGTTTTTAGACGACTTTCCGGCATTTAACTAA
- a CDS encoding Maf family protein, whose amino-acid sequence MTDAGFSFTIETRPTDELFPATMPVDEVAEYLARQKAEQFLTDTTDNQFPARIVLCADTVVILGNQILNKPQDEADAHRMLRALSGNTHRVRTGVAILAPDNNGGPQVYSFTDETVVQFSPLTDDEISYYIRECKPFDKAGSYGAQDFVGLVGIERLEGSFYTVMGLPTHRVYQALKAYAVYA is encoded by the coding sequence ATGACGGATGCGGGCTTTTCATTTACCATCGAAACGCGCCCTACCGATGAGCTATTCCCGGCAACGATGCCTGTCGATGAAGTTGCCGAATACCTCGCCCGGCAGAAGGCAGAGCAGTTTCTGACCGACACAACAGACAACCAGTTCCCGGCCCGAATTGTCCTTTGTGCCGACACGGTTGTCATCCTGGGCAATCAGATTCTGAATAAACCGCAGGATGAGGCCGACGCCCACCGAATGCTGCGCGCCCTGTCCGGAAACACACACCGCGTTCGTACAGGCGTTGCTATTCTGGCGCCCGATAACAACGGTGGCCCGCAAGTATACTCATTTACGGACGAAACCGTCGTACAGTTTTCCCCCCTCACCGACGATGAGATTTCGTACTATATCCGGGAATGTAAACCGTTCGATAAAGCCGGCTCGTACGGCGCTCAGGATTTTGTCGGCCTGGTTGGTATCGAACGGCTCGAAGGCTCCTTTTACACCGTGATGGGACTGCCGACTCATCGTGTATATCAGGCCTTAAAAGCCTACGCCGTGTACGCATAA
- a CDS encoding GNAT family N-acetyltransferase, whose amino-acid sequence MHLIIRSATLADAAVLTDLSAITMREAFGPPHNPAELVDEYIASSITQPILEAELLDARSTFFMMVLPDGIPIGYAKLRKHTPPRRMKQRNAIEIQRIYLLQSQIGQGQGRTLLQYCTDWARMQGYKAVWLGVWERNYRARAFYEKMGFKPFGFHYFQFGSERQRDLWLEKQLDA is encoded by the coding sequence ATGCACTTGATTATCCGATCTGCTACCCTTGCTGATGCGGCCGTGCTTACAGACTTATCAGCCATCACCATGCGTGAGGCCTTCGGTCCACCCCATAACCCGGCTGAACTGGTTGATGAATACATTGCTTCGTCCATTACGCAACCGATTCTGGAGGCTGAGCTGCTGGATGCCCGGTCAACTTTTTTTATGATGGTTTTGCCCGATGGCATACCGATTGGTTATGCAAAATTAAGGAAGCATACGCCACCAAGACGCATGAAACAACGTAATGCTATAGAGATTCAGCGAATTTATTTATTGCAGTCGCAGATAGGGCAGGGGCAGGGTCGAACGTTATTACAATATTGTACTGACTGGGCCAGAATGCAGGGCTATAAGGCCGTGTGGCTGGGGGTGTGGGAGCGAAATTATCGGGCGAGAGCATTTTACGAAAAGATGGGCTTTAAGCCCTTTGGCTTTCATTATTTTCAGTTTGGCTCCGAACGGCAACGGGACTTATGGCTTGAAAAACAGTTAGATGCCTAA
- a CDS encoding arylsulfatase has protein sequence MTRTIVCLLLFISCRIQAQAPKAIRPNIIFILADDLGFGDVGINGQNLIKTPTLDRMAAEGIQFRQFYAGTSVCAPSRSSLMTGQHTGHTYIRGNKEVQPEGQQPLADSVVTMAELLKKAGYATAAFGKWGLGPVGSEGDPTKQGFDQFYGYNCQALAHRYYPDHLWDNDKKVVLANNKNLTQTNEFAPDIIQKKALKYLDTRKSQQPFFLFLPYTLPHAELVPPTDSLFAYYKGKFAETPYTGANYGPNAKTGGYASQTHPHAAYAAMVARLDRYVGQILAKLKAKGLDKNTLVIFSSDNGPHKEGGGDPVFFNSSGGFRGVKRDLYEGGIREPFIARWPGVIKSATQSDFVGAFWDLLPTFAELAGAKTPAKIDGISFVPSLIGKGQQKTHDYLYWEFHEGGGKQAVRQGNWKAVRLQASSDPNGPIELYDLSKDPAETHDIAAKYPDKVRYLSKLMAQSHTESALFPFAKR, from the coding sequence ATGACTAGAACTATCGTATGCTTACTGCTTTTCATTTCCTGCCGGATACAGGCGCAAGCGCCCAAAGCCATCCGCCCAAACATCATCTTTATTTTGGCCGATGATCTGGGCTTTGGTGATGTGGGTATCAATGGGCAAAATCTGATTAAAACACCCACCCTCGACCGCATGGCGGCCGAAGGTATTCAGTTCAGGCAGTTCTACGCAGGCACGTCGGTTTGTGCGCCTTCCCGGTCGTCGCTCATGACCGGGCAACACACGGGCCACACGTATATAAGAGGCAACAAAGAGGTGCAGCCTGAAGGCCAGCAACCCCTTGCCGACTCGGTGGTAACCATGGCAGAGCTGCTGAAAAAAGCTGGATATGCAACGGCGGCATTTGGCAAGTGGGGTTTGGGGCCTGTCGGTTCGGAAGGCGACCCTACGAAACAGGGTTTCGACCAGTTTTACGGCTACAACTGCCAGGCGCTGGCGCACCGTTACTACCCCGATCACCTCTGGGATAATGACAAAAAGGTTGTGCTGGCGAACAACAAAAATTTGACGCAAACGAACGAGTTTGCGCCCGACATAATCCAGAAAAAAGCCTTAAAATACCTGGATACCCGTAAAAGTCAGCAGCCATTTTTCCTGTTTTTGCCGTACACCCTGCCGCACGCAGAGCTGGTTCCGCCTACCGATAGCCTGTTTGCCTATTACAAAGGAAAATTTGCCGAAACTCCATATACGGGTGCCAATTACGGCCCCAACGCAAAAACGGGCGGCTATGCTTCGCAAACCCATCCACATGCCGCTTATGCGGCCATGGTAGCCCGTCTGGACAGGTATGTGGGGCAAATTCTGGCCAAGTTGAAAGCAAAAGGGCTGGACAAAAACACGCTCGTTATCTTTTCGAGTGATAACGGCCCGCATAAAGAAGGCGGTGGCGATCCTGTTTTTTTCAATAGTAGTGGCGGCTTTCGCGGGGTTAAACGGGACCTCTATGAAGGAGGCATTCGGGAGCCATTTATTGCTCGTTGGCCCGGAGTCATCAAGTCCGCTACACAAAGCGATTTTGTAGGCGCCTTCTGGGATTTGCTGCCCACCTTTGCCGAACTGGCTGGGGCCAAAACACCCGCTAAAATTGACGGCATCTCGTTTGTGCCCTCCTTAATAGGAAAAGGGCAGCAGAAAACGCACGATTACCTCTACTGGGAATTTCATGAGGGCGGTGGCAAACAGGCGGTCCGACAGGGCAACTGGAAAGCTGTGCGGTTGCAGGCATCCAGCGATCCCAATGGCCCTATCGAACTCTACGACCTCTCGAAAGACCCCGCCGAAACGCACGACATAGCGGCCAAATATCCCGACAAGGTCAGATACCTCAGCAAGCTCATGGCCCAATCCCATACAGAATCGGCCTTGTTTCCCTTTGCCAAACGATAG